Proteins found in one Maridesulfovibrio sp. genomic segment:
- a CDS encoding radical SAM protein, whose amino-acid sequence MSKELVLPEHLRGIEKIYIDRSMQQVPLTERVLSRMPDLPVEIVDPDNFPHGELGGKQSLYLKEYKGKFLRFCPGTRYYHCCGYRIIHIGEGCPMACSYCILQAYFQDNVLKVWANQEDLFDELGKSFSIDPSTRYRVGTGEFTDSLALEAVTGYSRDLVEFLGDYPNVCLELKSKIIDLSWMDVVKRTDRLLPAWSLNAPFVNEHEEFGVSTLKERLEAARTCAEAGFRVCLHFDPIIRFEGWREGYAEIVDMIFDYVKPEQIAYFSLGSFRHMPHLKPIIEQNFPETTYIYDEFITGNDNKMRLLRPLRLRQFKFIVDRLRKHGMDKQLYFCMESTENWQDVFGYTPKDLGGLGKHLLKQAFND is encoded by the coding sequence ATGAGTAAAGAGTTAGTGCTCCCGGAACATCTGCGGGGGATTGAAAAAATATATATTGATCGCAGTATGCAGCAGGTTCCGCTGACTGAGCGGGTGCTCTCGCGCATGCCTGATCTCCCTGTTGAAATTGTCGACCCGGATAATTTTCCCCATGGCGAGCTGGGTGGAAAACAGTCTCTCTATCTTAAAGAATACAAAGGAAAATTCCTGCGTTTCTGCCCCGGCACCCGTTATTATCATTGCTGCGGCTATCGGATTATTCACATTGGTGAAGGCTGTCCCATGGCTTGTTCTTACTGCATTCTGCAAGCCTACTTTCAGGATAATGTGCTTAAGGTCTGGGCTAATCAGGAAGATCTTTTTGACGAGCTGGGAAAATCTTTTTCGATAGATCCATCCACCCGCTACCGCGTTGGGACAGGTGAATTTACGGATTCGCTCGCTCTTGAAGCTGTTACCGGGTATAGCCGTGATCTGGTGGAATTTTTGGGGGATTATCCCAATGTCTGTCTGGAGCTTAAGTCAAAGATAATCGATCTGTCGTGGATGGATGTGGTCAAACGCACTGATCGCTTGCTTCCGGCATGGTCGCTAAATGCGCCATTTGTCAATGAACATGAGGAGTTTGGAGTTTCGACCTTGAAAGAGCGGCTTGAAGCTGCCCGTACCTGCGCTGAGGCAGGATTCAGGGTCTGCCTGCACTTCGATCCCATCATTCGTTTTGAAGGCTGGCGTGAAGGCTATGCCGAGATTGTTGATATGATTTTCGATTATGTTAAGCCGGAGCAGATAGCCTATTTCAGTCTCGGTTCATTCAGGCACATGCCGCATCTCAAGCCGATAATTGAGCAGAATTTCCCGGAAACGACTTATATCTACGATGAATTTATCACCGGGAACGATAATAAAATGCGTTTGCTGCGTCCTCTGCGGCTGCGCCAGTTCAAGTTCATCGTTGATCGGCTGCGGAAACACGGTATGGACAAGCAGCTTTATTTCTGCATGGAATCAACAGAGAATTGGCAGGATGTGTTCGGCTATACTCCAAAAGACTTGGGCGGTCTTGGGAAGCATCTGCTCAAACAGGCATTTAACGACTGA
- a CDS encoding transporter substrate-binding domain-containing protein encodes MKYAMLFIVIASFLFTSSFIPSSAAETYRVMQYRKSFPPFYFDKGNPRTGIVRDIFAALAKETGDSFEFVRVPFKRALYKFDAGEVDIEPMANPAWRKNSIVPGLYSIPFAVSEQIVLYNAKYYKTAVFPEELLGETIGTVSGYTYPTFGPYFESGKLKAYALKDENKLVQMVLAGRLEQAIMNKDFALFAIKELGAEGQLVISKPCDTVDIMIRFHPSKRKAVSKFNKALKRLMSDGTIDKIYNKYR; translated from the coding sequence ATGAAATATGCTATGCTGTTTATTGTTATTGCATCTTTTTTATTTACTTCGTCTTTTATACCAAGCAGTGCTGCGGAAACTTATCGGGTTATGCAGTACCGCAAGTCTTTTCCTCCTTTTTATTTTGATAAGGGAAATCCGCGGACCGGAATTGTACGTGATATTTTTGCCGCATTGGCTAAGGAAACCGGAGATTCGTTCGAGTTTGTCCGCGTACCATTCAAACGCGCTCTCTATAAATTTGATGCCGGTGAGGTTGATATCGAGCCGATGGCAAACCCGGCATGGAGAAAGAATAGCATTGTTCCCGGACTTTATAGCATCCCCTTTGCTGTATCTGAGCAGATAGTGCTGTACAATGCCAAGTATTACAAGACGGCTGTTTTTCCAGAAGAGCTGCTCGGGGAAACAATTGGAACTGTTTCCGGTTATACATATCCGACCTTCGGGCCATATTTTGAAAGCGGAAAATTAAAAGCTTATGCTCTTAAAGATGAGAATAAGCTTGTACAGATGGTGCTGGCTGGGAGATTGGAGCAGGCAATTATGAATAAGGATTTTGCTTTGTTCGCAATCAAAGAACTTGGCGCCGAAGGTCAGCTGGTGATTAGTAAGCCGTGCGATACTGTGGATATAATGATCCGCTTTCACCCTAGTAAACGCAAGGCTGTTTCAAAGTTCAACAAAGCCCTGAAGAGGCTGATGTCAGACGGAACGATTGATAAAATTTACAATAAGTACAGGTAG
- a CDS encoding diguanylate cyclase domain-containing protein — MNKDNLFTSGISLSPQDLILYEHTLKDLIKEFLPFESYSLYFPKPAKGQFRVKLEARYNAEEAQLMLPLRLHGRDLCYFIARGVELEESENLIPYLEALAACSIEKILLYKGSITDRLTGMATRDYFMSKLNKELDLIQNCMMPTTGGCKDPGIPTFSGSVGVVVLDMDYFQRINDRYGYALGDSIIADIAARINELVSESVICARVFDDKFAFLIPDGRPKACAKLAEELRSLVERFPVEDPVTGDVIKISVSAGYANYPQSLSGPHFKRSADEQARILMRKAAKAVATAKDSGRNCVFAYSEILQKGGKVLEVLPLQRLALSIGQSVDAREGARFLVWSPDFQSGTQAHLTEDERISGKYPTMYKAEVVIIEVQEEIAFAEILHLSDPAWPVTEGDRLTLLNEKDSFFDAQAGPESNVSPQRDMVTGLYSYKEFIGRYSRARQNMDKFSVAVLRLAANPAEQGGNFQKLTDAQVQKVASRAEMFFAKSCMGGRYSLNSLIYFFPDGESDAVMENVLRLVRECTDDFDIELAAGVASFPFLNYRRSEILENCRKGLDHSLMLEKPMVAQFDSVSLNISADRFYVDGDIYGAIEEFRLALLADPDNILARNSLGICYAQVGKPEQARKQFEEVLDITPKNIMALYNLGWTCQMLGSMDKAREAYEKCLELEPENVFSLVRLGVLAEQDKGLDEAEQFYLKAADLKGGTALTMRHLARISYVRGNMDKAREYLHQALNANHNDAAAMNMLAVIYLESGEDPQVAEVLARQSAALKPAKDQFWETLAKALEVQEKFEEAEQVRSRF; from the coding sequence ATGAACAAGGATAACCTCTTCACCTCCGGTATCAGTCTTTCTCCGCAGGATTTGATCCTATACGAGCACACCCTTAAGGATCTTATTAAAGAATTCCTGCCCTTTGAATCTTACAGCCTTTATTTTCCCAAGCCCGCTAAAGGGCAGTTCAGGGTTAAGCTTGAGGCTAGGTACAATGCCGAGGAAGCACAGCTTATGCTTCCACTTCGCCTTCACGGTCGCGATCTCTGCTATTTTATTGCCAGAGGTGTCGAGCTGGAAGAATCGGAAAATCTGATTCCTTATCTTGAGGCTCTGGCAGCCTGCTCAATTGAAAAAATTTTATTATATAAAGGTTCTATCACGGACCGGCTGACCGGTATGGCTACCCGGGATTATTTCATGTCCAAGCTTAATAAGGAGCTGGATCTGATTCAGAATTGCATGATGCCCACCACCGGGGGGTGCAAGGATCCGGGAATACCTACTTTCAGCGGTTCTGTGGGCGTTGTGGTGCTTGATATGGATTATTTCCAGCGCATAAATGACCGTTACGGTTACGCTCTTGGTGATTCCATCATTGCTGATATTGCCGCCCGCATTAATGAACTGGTCAGTGAATCCGTAATTTGTGCCCGTGTTTTTGATGACAAGTTCGCCTTTCTTATCCCGGACGGAAGGCCAAAAGCCTGTGCCAAGCTGGCTGAAGAGCTGCGTTCGCTGGTAGAACGTTTTCCCGTAGAAGATCCTGTTACCGGTGATGTGATTAAAATCAGTGTTAGTGCAGGCTATGCAAACTATCCGCAATCCCTTTCCGGACCGCATTTTAAACGTTCAGCAGATGAGCAGGCCCGCATTCTTATGCGTAAAGCAGCCAAGGCTGTAGCGACTGCAAAGGATTCCGGGCGCAATTGTGTATTTGCCTATTCCGAGATTCTTCAAAAGGGCGGTAAGGTTTTGGAAGTGCTGCCCCTGCAACGCCTGGCTCTGTCCATCGGTCAGAGTGTAGATGCCCGAGAGGGAGCCCGTTTTCTGGTATGGTCCCCTGATTTCCAGTCCGGAACTCAGGCTCACCTTACTGAGGATGAACGTATCTCCGGTAAATACCCGACAATGTATAAGGCTGAAGTTGTCATTATTGAGGTTCAGGAGGAAATCGCTTTTGCGGAAATATTGCATTTAAGCGATCCCGCATGGCCTGTTACCGAAGGTGACCGGTTGACCCTGCTTAATGAGAAAGACAGTTTTTTTGATGCTCAGGCAGGGCCGGAATCCAATGTTTCCCCTCAGCGGGACATGGTTACCGGGCTCTACAGCTATAAAGAATTCATCGGTCGATACAGCCGTGCCCGCCAGAATATGGATAAATTTTCGGTGGCTGTACTGCGGCTGGCAGCCAATCCTGCTGAGCAGGGAGGCAATTTTCAAAAATTGACTGATGCTCAGGTTCAGAAAGTGGCTTCCAGAGCGGAGATGTTTTTTGCCAAGTCCTGCATGGGAGGGAGATACAGCCTGAACAGCCTGATCTACTTTTTCCCGGACGGGGAATCCGACGCGGTCATGGAAAATGTCCTGCGACTGGTGCGTGAGTGCACGGATGATTTTGATATCGAGCTGGCAGCGGGTGTGGCTTCATTTCCTTTTCTTAATTATCGGCGCAGTGAAATTCTTGAGAACTGCCGTAAGGGTCTTGATCATTCACTCATGCTTGAAAAGCCCATGGTGGCCCAGTTTGATTCTGTTTCATTGAACATTTCCGCTGACCGTTTTTATGTGGATGGTGATATTTACGGGGCAATAGAGGAATTTCGTCTAGCTCTGCTGGCTGATCCTGATAATATTCTTGCCCGCAATTCTCTCGGTATATGTTATGCTCAGGTAGGCAAACCGGAACAGGCCCGTAAGCAGTTTGAGGAAGTTCTGGATATTACGCCCAAAAATATTATGGCGTTGTATAATCTGGGCTGGACCTGTCAGATGCTGGGAAGCATGGATAAGGCCCGCGAGGCGTATGAAAAATGTCTTGAACTGGAACCGGAGAATGTTTTTTCCCTTGTGCGGCTCGGTGTTCTTGCCGAACAGGACAAGGGCCTCGATGAGGCTGAACAATTTTATCTCAAGGCTGCGGACCTTAAGGGTGGCACTGCCCTGACCATGCGCCATCTGGCCCGGATTTCCTATGTTCGTGGAAACATGGATAAGGCCCGCGAATACCTGCATCAGGCTTTGAATGCCAACCATAATGACGCTGCTGCCATGAATATGCTCGCTGTTATTTATCTGGAAAGTGGTGAAGATCCGCAGGTGGCTGAAGTTCTGGCCCGTCAGAGCGCCGCACTGAAACCCGCAAAAGATCAGTTTTGGGAAACCCTGGCAAAGGCTCTTGAAGTGCAGGAAAAATTTGAAGAAGCCGAACAGGTTAGATCAAGGTTTTAG
- a CDS encoding lytic transglycosylase domain-containing protein, with product MSRFIVALYLILCGAIFFRAIIPYEAEREIAPEQRHEVQQRIKVAERERVPVPPLFGQVADEFSLQPEILNAIADHESGNNPWALNIEGRSVYPDSREAALAIIEKNQGRSYDVGLMQVNSYWIRKFGLTPAEALEPEGNLRLGAWILRYCLDRYGYNWRAIGAYHTGSPSNLPGRARAYAVKVMKKYNTLIEMSGRSGK from the coding sequence ATGTCCAGATTTATCGTAGCACTCTATCTGATCCTCTGCGGGGCCATTTTTTTTCGTGCTATCATCCCATATGAAGCGGAACGCGAGATTGCCCCTGAACAACGTCATGAGGTGCAGCAGCGTATAAAGGTGGCAGAGCGGGAGCGGGTTCCGGTCCCTCCTCTCTTCGGGCAGGTGGCTGATGAATTCTCCCTGCAGCCGGAAATTTTAAACGCCATTGCGGATCATGAAAGTGGAAACAATCCATGGGCCTTGAATATTGAGGGCAGAAGCGTGTATCCTGATTCCCGGGAAGCCGCCCTCGCCATTATCGAAAAGAATCAGGGCAGGAGTTATGATGTGGGGTTGATGCAGGTTAACTCCTACTGGATCAGAAAATTCGGACTTACTCCTGCTGAAGCTCTTGAGCCTGAAGGAAATCTGAGGTTGGGAGCATGGATACTTCGTTATTGTCTTGACAGATACGGTTATAACTGGCGGGCAATCGGGGCTTATCATACCGGATCTCCTAGTAATCTCCCCGGGCGGGCACGGGCTTATGCCGTAAAGGTTATGAAAAAATATAATACGCTTATTGAAATGTCCGGTCGTTCCGGAAAGTGA
- a CDS encoding ParB/RepB/Spo0J family partition protein codes for MSNPNVCSLSPAEIDCSGPWLLCPENPAETLIPSLKEHGQLVPVLAVKESGKTLLIAGRSRVAAASKLGLDVLVRYIEAADDTAKAVLHLEENCTRSVDESLKLATMRFFSARMDSAELAETAAPLMSLKPKSRDMKFWLDWMELTPEYDEFLRLGHIPLAAVSVLIKLDAADRKELIRFFEKLSWSRSNAVNFLTWLYETSRREKKSIADLISANSFEPAGQKESPKDAVGRFCKAAKELRYPQLSELEGTHNRIVSELCAGTKWQVLPVGNFETGEVMIQTRFKNREMMSKAIADLESIVDSSGWDGLFELGRDK; via the coding sequence TTGAGTAATCCCAATGTTTGCAGCCTTTCTCCGGCTGAAATAGACTGTTCCGGTCCGTGGCTTCTGTGTCCTGAAAACCCGGCAGAAACCCTTATCCCGTCACTGAAAGAGCATGGTCAGCTTGTTCCTGTCCTCGCAGTGAAAGAATCCGGTAAAACACTTCTTATTGCAGGCAGATCAAGGGTTGCCGCCGCTTCAAAACTTGGATTGGATGTTTTGGTCCGTTATATCGAAGCCGCTGATGACACTGCAAAAGCTGTGTTACATCTGGAGGAAAACTGCACTCGTTCAGTAGATGAATCTCTTAAGCTGGCGACGATGCGCTTTTTCTCTGCCCGGATGGACAGTGCCGAGCTAGCTGAAACAGCGGCTCCGCTCATGTCCCTCAAGCCCAAATCCCGTGATATGAAATTCTGGCTTGATTGGATGGAGCTTACACCTGAATATGATGAATTTCTCCGTCTCGGACATATCCCTCTGGCAGCTGTTTCCGTGCTCATTAAGCTTGATGCCGCCGACCGGAAGGAATTGATACGTTTTTTTGAAAAGCTAAGCTGGTCCCGTTCCAATGCGGTAAATTTTCTGACCTGGCTTTACGAGACTTCCCGCCGCGAGAAAAAGTCCATAGCCGATCTCATTTCCGCCAATTCTTTCGAACCTGCCGGGCAGAAGGAATCGCCTAAGGACGCTGTCGGGCGTTTTTGCAAGGCGGCCAAGGAATTGCGTTATCCGCAGCTGAGTGAGCTGGAGGGAACTCACAATAGAATAGTTTCCGAACTCTGCGCCGGAACCAAATGGCAGGTGCTGCCTGTTGGAAATTTTGAGACCGGGGAGGTTATGATACAGACCCGTTTCAAAAATCGCGAAATGATGAGTAAGGCTATCGCGGATCTTGAATCCATCGTTGATTCTTCGGGCTGGGACGGACTTTTCGAGTTAGGCAGGGATAAATAA
- a CDS encoding chemotaxis protein CheW: MNSELIESHENILLKSMPDTSNCLKRLTRLDRQWTMATMTGKINCSRIAQTLIDFIIKTQDNFSDLKQTLIKILIQENTHKVVQEISAVAQVVIDILKRNLFERTADVGFLATDEDLVCFLKEREHSAYDVSGIVDRLQEYKAKYTVYNEIVVLDTGGNVCAHLDQDNKIIHSNDPLIAETLEAEDYIETYRESDLAPDAGEVLIYSQAIKDPETGQTLGILCLIFDFAGEMEGIFENLMVFSKDTVLIVLNEKGYAISSSDTGIVPKGKRYSIKLDEDFQIINIDGTAYISKTVATKGYQGFFGLPWYGHVLKKLDSAFSESTGNSLDADSIREKAHFSSRLTHVEESSENVLSDLELVVQNGEIMAAKKCIEPNQVEQMEGRALPHILNEIKKIGDQVQNVFQYSTDGLLKLVTSSRLHETQFLACLAIDIMDRNLYERANDCRWWALTSDFKTILAKETVDNDDREQMRKILGYINSLYTVYTNLFIYDRSGKILACSNSGEYDKEGRELHTGFVTETLRITDSQLYCVSDFYKTDLYAKDGHDRSTYIYNASITDHEDSERVLGGIGIVFDSEPEFNAMLNDVLPRDGQGEIAEGAEGMFVDPEGKIISSTAPDRTPGENIKLDAEFKQLKEGESTVKLLEEEGFLYAVSCAHSAGYREYKKDGSYKNDVLCIMRVRI, encoded by the coding sequence ATGAATTCCGAATTAATCGAAAGCCATGAAAATATTCTTTTGAAGTCCATGCCGGACACATCAAATTGTTTGAAACGTTTAACCAGACTAGACCGTCAGTGGACCATGGCAACCATGACCGGCAAAATCAACTGCAGCCGCATAGCGCAGACCCTGATAGATTTCATCATTAAAACGCAGGATAATTTTTCGGATCTAAAACAGACACTCATTAAAATTCTCATCCAAGAGAACACCCACAAAGTTGTACAGGAAATTTCAGCTGTAGCTCAGGTGGTTATCGATATATTGAAACGTAATCTTTTCGAGAGAACCGCCGATGTAGGCTTTCTGGCTACTGACGAAGATCTGGTCTGCTTTCTTAAAGAAAGAGAACACTCTGCGTATGATGTTTCCGGAATTGTAGACAGACTGCAGGAGTACAAGGCCAAATACACAGTATATAATGAAATCGTTGTATTAGACACAGGAGGAAATGTCTGTGCCCATCTCGATCAGGATAACAAGATCATCCATTCCAACGACCCTTTGATCGCGGAGACCCTCGAAGCCGAAGATTATATCGAAACATACCGGGAAAGCGATCTGGCTCCCGACGCAGGGGAAGTGCTGATTTATTCGCAGGCAATCAAAGATCCTGAAACCGGACAAACGCTGGGCATCCTTTGCCTTATCTTCGACTTTGCAGGTGAAATGGAAGGAATTTTTGAAAACCTTATGGTATTCTCCAAAGACACTGTCCTGATAGTGTTAAATGAAAAAGGATACGCGATCTCCTCCAGCGATACCGGGATTGTACCGAAAGGCAAAAGGTATTCCATTAAATTGGATGAAGATTTTCAGATTATTAATATCGATGGAACTGCCTACATTTCAAAAACAGTAGCAACCAAAGGCTATCAGGGTTTTTTCGGACTGCCTTGGTACGGGCATGTCTTGAAAAAACTGGACAGCGCATTCAGCGAGAGTACCGGCAATTCGCTTGACGCCGACTCCATCCGTGAAAAAGCTCATTTTTCATCCAGATTGACTCACGTGGAAGAATCCTCCGAAAACGTTCTTTCCGATCTGGAGCTGGTCGTTCAGAACGGCGAGATAATGGCCGCCAAGAAATGCATCGAGCCCAATCAGGTGGAGCAGATGGAAGGGCGCGCTCTTCCGCACATTCTCAATGAGATCAAAAAAATCGGCGATCAGGTCCAAAACGTCTTCCAGTATTCAACCGACGGACTGCTCAAGCTGGTAACATCCTCCCGCCTGCACGAGACACAATTTTTAGCCTGCCTTGCTATCGACATCATGGACCGCAATCTTTATGAACGGGCCAACGACTGCCGCTGGTGGGCACTGACCTCCGATTTCAAAACAATCCTCGCCAAAGAAACCGTGGACAACGATGACCGAGAGCAGATGCGCAAGATTCTAGGGTATATCAACAGTCTTTACACTGTTTACACGAACCTGTTCATATATGACCGCTCTGGAAAAATTCTCGCCTGCTCCAATAGCGGGGAATACGATAAAGAGGGCCGAGAACTGCACACCGGTTTCGTTACTGAAACTTTGAGAATCACCGATTCACAGCTGTACTGCGTATCAGATTTTTACAAAACCGATTTATACGCAAAAGATGGGCATGACCGCTCCACATACATATATAATGCGTCCATAACCGACCATGAAGATTCAGAACGAGTGCTTGGCGGCATTGGCATTGTTTTCGACTCAGAGCCGGAATTTAATGCAATGCTTAATGACGTACTGCCCCGTGATGGGCAGGGAGAAATAGCTGAAGGAGCAGAAGGAATGTTCGTAGATCCGGAAGGAAAAATTATTTCATCCACAGCCCCGGACCGAACCCCCGGAGAGAATATCAAGCTCGATGCTGAATTCAAGCAATTGAAGGAAGGAGAATCAACGGTAAAACTGCTCGAAGAAGAAGGTTTTCTCTACGCCGTAAGCTGTGCGCACTCTGCCGGGTACCGGGAATATAAAAAGGACGGGAGCTACAAAAACGACGTATTATGCATCATGCGGGTGAGGATCTAA
- the panC gene encoding pantoate--beta-alanine ligase, which produces METINNPQELQNLCLMLRSEGKKIGLVPTMGYFHNGHLSLMDAARKQCDVLIVSLFVNPTQFGENEDLDAYPHDLERDAKLAEEHGVDILFAPVRDEMYFDDHCTWVEVPDLAVNLCAESRPVHFRGVATVVTKLFMTAQPHVAVFGQKDWQQLAIIKRMVRDLNIPVDVQGHEIVREESGLALSSRNVYLTDEEKSVAPNIQKGLQKMKAQVASGESDADKLKSDLADFYAETIPHSRIDYIEIVDPDNINILKKVDKYALCAVAVQVGKARLIDNLLIKV; this is translated from the coding sequence ATGGAAACAATCAATAATCCGCAGGAACTTCAAAATCTCTGCCTCATGCTCCGCAGTGAAGGCAAAAAGATCGGCCTGGTACCCACAATGGGCTATTTTCATAACGGCCATTTAAGCCTCATGGATGCTGCCCGCAAACAGTGCGATGTACTCATAGTCAGTTTATTCGTGAACCCCACCCAGTTCGGTGAAAATGAAGATCTGGATGCCTATCCACACGATCTTGAACGCGATGCAAAACTTGCCGAAGAGCACGGAGTGGACATACTCTTTGCTCCGGTACGTGATGAAATGTACTTTGACGATCACTGCACATGGGTGGAAGTTCCGGATTTAGCCGTAAACCTCTGCGCCGAATCACGCCCTGTACATTTCAGGGGTGTGGCGACCGTAGTCACCAAACTTTTCATGACCGCCCAGCCCCACGTTGCTGTGTTCGGGCAAAAAGACTGGCAGCAGCTTGCCATCATAAAAAGAATGGTCCGCGATCTGAATATCCCTGTGGATGTGCAGGGACATGAAATCGTACGCGAGGAATCCGGTCTGGCCCTTAGTTCACGCAACGTATATTTAACCGATGAAGAGAAATCCGTGGCGCCCAATATTCAAAAAGGGCTGCAAAAGATGAAAGCTCAGGTCGCATCAGGAGAGTCTGATGCAGACAAGCTCAAATCTGATCTCGCTGACTTCTATGCTGAAACGATTCCGCACAGCCGCATTGACTATATCGAAATTGTAGACCCTGATAATATCAATATTCTAAAAAAAGTGGACAAATATGCACTTTGTGCGGTTGCTGTACAGGTTGGTAAGGCAAGATTGATAGACAATTTGCTTATAAAAGTGTAG
- a CDS encoding chemotaxis protein CheW, producing the protein MKSNDYVVFEVDTVKFALPSVAVDRVERAVMLTPVPEAPAPVLGVVNDAGIVVPVLGLRGRLGNVERDVVPSDRLVFSSANGRRIALLVDHISDVIEVDAETAQSADEVWKGVSFLKSFAGVGADVILVQDLGALLDSDQERDLTTALASMAEESATDD; encoded by the coding sequence ATGAAAAGTAATGATTACGTCGTATTCGAGGTTGATACTGTTAAATTTGCCTTGCCTTCTGTCGCGGTGGACCGGGTTGAGCGTGCGGTGATGCTTACTCCTGTTCCCGAAGCTCCCGCCCCGGTTCTGGGAGTGGTAAATGACGCGGGGATCGTGGTTCCTGTTCTGGGTCTGCGTGGCAGACTGGGAAACGTCGAGCGCGATGTAGTCCCTAGTGACAGACTTGTGTTCAGTTCCGCAAACGGGCGGCGTATTGCTTTATTGGTGGACCATATCAGCGATGTGATCGAAGTCGATGCAGAGACAGCACAGAGTGCCGATGAGGTCTGGAAAGGTGTTTCTTTTTTGAAATCCTTTGCCGGTGTGGGAGCGGATGTTATTCTGGTTCAGGATCTGGGAGCGCTGCTGGATTCTGATCAGGAAAGGGATCTAACTACGGCTCTAGCCTCCATGGCGGAGGAGTCCGCAACTGATGATTGA
- the metK gene encoding methionine adenosyltransferase: MISSKGKYFFTSESVTEGHPDKVADQISDAILDTLLEQDPNSRVACETLVTTGMAFIAGEISTAGYADFPAIVRDTIREIGYVNSDMGFDADTCAVISSIDKQSVDIAQGVDRNSPESQGAGDQGMMFGFACKETDTLMPAPIYWSHKLSKKLTNVRKDKTLGYLRPDGKTEVSFEYFNGKPVRIADVVIAAQHDDGIEQEQIYEDIKREVVLATLPEDMVDDATKIYINTTGRFVIGGPMGDCGLTGRKIINDTYGGMGNHGGGAFSGKDPSKVDRSGAYMARYIAKNIVAAGLAERAEVQVAYAIGVAEPVSVLATSHGTGEVSDETLTKAVKEVFDMRPYYIAERLDLRRPIYKPSACYGHFGRNNPNFTWEKTDAVDDLRTACKI, from the coding sequence ATGATCAGCAGCAAAGGCAAGTACTTTTTTACCTCTGAATCAGTAACCGAAGGTCATCCCGACAAAGTCGCCGACCAGATTTCCGACGCAATTCTCGACACCCTGCTTGAGCAGGACCCTAACTCACGTGTCGCCTGCGAAACTCTGGTAACTACCGGTATGGCTTTCATAGCAGGTGAAATCTCCACTGCCGGATACGCCGATTTTCCCGCTATTGTTCGCGATACCATCCGCGAAATCGGCTATGTTAATTCCGACATGGGCTTCGATGCTGACACTTGTGCTGTTATTTCTTCTATTGATAAACAGTCTGTAGACATCGCTCAGGGTGTTGACCGCAATTCTCCTGAAAGTCAGGGTGCCGGCGATCAGGGTATGATGTTCGGTTTCGCATGCAAAGAAACCGATACTCTCATGCCTGCTCCCATTTACTGGTCCCATAAGCTTTCCAAAAAGCTGACTAATGTTCGTAAAGACAAAACTCTCGGCTACCTGCGTCCTGACGGCAAAACCGAAGTTTCCTTTGAATACTTCAACGGCAAACCGGTTCGCATCGCTGATGTTGTTATCGCTGCCCAGCATGATGACGGCATTGAACAGGAACAGATTTACGAAGACATCAAACGTGAAGTTGTTCTGGCAACCCTGCCCGAAGACATGGTTGACGACGCAACCAAAATCTACATCAATACTACCGGCCGTTTCGTAATCGGCGGCCCAATGGGTGACTGCGGTCTGACCGGCCGTAAGATCATCAACGACACTTACGGCGGCATGGGTAACCACGGCGGCGGTGCTTTCTCCGGTAAAGACCCGTCCAAAGTTGACCGTTCCGGCGCATACATGGCCCGTTACATCGCCAAAAACATCGTAGCAGCTGGACTTGCCGAACGTGCAGAAGTTCAGGTTGCATACGCAATTGGTGTTGCAGAGCCTGTATCTGTGCTGGCAACATCCCACGGTACCGGCGAAGTTTCCGATGAAACCCTGACCAAAGCCGTCAAGGAAGTATTCGACATGCGCCCCTACTACATCGCCGAGCGTCTGGACCTTCGTCGTCCCATCTACAAGCCTTCCGCTTGCTACGGACACTTCGGTCGCAACAACCCCAACTTCACATGGGAAAAGACCGACGCAGTAGATGATCTCAGAACTGCTTGCAAAATCTAA